One genomic window of Conyzicola nivalis includes the following:
- the purU gene encoding formyltetrahydrofolate deformylase — MTDTSTHWILTLVCEDRPGIVHAISGAIVTAGGNITESQQFSSDDTGTFFMRLQVESAASRDEFEAALAPVTSRYAMTWQLDVVGRPLRTLVLVSKAGHCLNDLLYRQRAGQLPIEMPLVMSNHSDLENLASFYGVPFEQHPVTSPGQKLAFEDRVLEVVEQHDIELVVLARYMQILSPELCASLAGRAINIHHSFLPGFKGANPYKQAHARGVKLIGATAHFVTSDLDEGPIVEQNVVRVDHSRTAAELVSIGQDEESRTLTQAVKWFAEHRVLLDRARTIIFK, encoded by the coding sequence GTGACTGACACCTCGACGCACTGGATCCTCACCCTCGTCTGCGAAGACCGCCCGGGGATCGTGCACGCGATCAGCGGCGCGATCGTGACGGCGGGCGGCAACATCACCGAGTCCCAGCAGTTCTCGAGCGACGACACCGGCACGTTCTTCATGCGACTGCAGGTCGAGTCGGCGGCGTCGCGCGACGAGTTCGAGGCGGCGCTCGCCCCGGTCACGAGCCGGTACGCGATGACCTGGCAGCTCGACGTGGTCGGTCGCCCGCTGCGCACCCTCGTGCTCGTGTCGAAGGCCGGCCACTGCCTCAACGACCTGCTCTACCGCCAGCGCGCCGGGCAGCTGCCGATCGAGATGCCGCTGGTCATGAGCAACCACTCCGACCTCGAAAACCTCGCGTCGTTCTACGGTGTGCCGTTCGAACAGCACCCCGTGACGAGCCCGGGCCAGAAGCTCGCCTTCGAGGACCGCGTGCTCGAGGTCGTCGAGCAGCACGACATCGAACTCGTCGTACTGGCGCGGTACATGCAGATCCTCTCCCCCGAACTGTGCGCCTCCCTCGCCGGCCGGGCCATAAACATCCACCACTCCTTCCTCCCCGGTTTCAAGGGCGCGAACCCCTACAAGCAGGCGCACGCCCGCGGTGTGAAGCTCATCGGCGCGACGGCGCACTTTGTGACGAGCGACCTCGACGAGGGTCCGATCGTCGAACAGAACGTCGTGCGCGTCGACCACTCGCGCACGGCCGCCGAACTCGTCTCGATCGGACAGGACGAGGAGAGCCGCACGCTCACGCAGGCCGTGAAGTGGTTTGCCGAGCACCGGGTGCTGCTCGACCGGGCGCGCACCATCATCTTCAAGTAG
- a CDS encoding glucosamine-6-phosphate deaminase gives MAEVVIVPSADEAGSIAAAAIAALVASRPDAVLGLATGSTPLTTWAALATRGPDLSRVRGFALDEYVGLPAAHPESYRAVITREVVEPLGLTPELVRVPGDDGGPLAGAGERYERDIRAAGGVDLQVLGIGRTGHIGFNEPGSSLASLTRVKTLAEQTRADNARFFASVDDVPTHCITQGLGTILRARHLVLLAFGSAKAAAVAAALEGPVSASTPGSVVQLHPKVTVIVDEPAAVHLAHADYYRHAWANRFDWERFE, from the coding sequence GTGGCCGAAGTAGTCATCGTCCCGTCGGCGGACGAGGCCGGTTCGATAGCGGCCGCCGCGATCGCCGCCCTCGTCGCGTCGCGGCCGGACGCGGTGCTCGGCCTCGCCACCGGTTCGACCCCGCTCACCACCTGGGCCGCGCTCGCGACCCGCGGACCCGACCTGTCACGCGTGCGCGGGTTCGCCCTCGACGAATACGTCGGGCTGCCGGCCGCACACCCCGAAAGCTACCGGGCCGTGATCACGCGCGAGGTCGTCGAACCGCTCGGGCTCACACCCGAGCTCGTGCGGGTGCCCGGCGACGACGGCGGGCCGCTGGCGGGGGCCGGCGAGCGGTACGAGCGCGACATCCGCGCGGCGGGCGGCGTCGACCTGCAGGTGCTCGGCATCGGCCGCACGGGACACATCGGATTCAACGAACCCGGCTCGTCGCTCGCCTCGCTCACCCGTGTGAAGACGCTCGCCGAGCAGACCCGCGCCGACAACGCCCGCTTCTTCGCCTCCGTCGACGACGTGCCCACCCACTGCATCACGCAGGGACTCGGCACGATCCTGCGGGCGCGTCACCTCGTGCTGCTCGCCTTCGGGTCGGCGAAGGCCGCGGCGGTAGCGGCGGCGCTCGAGGGCCCGGTCTCGGCGTCGACTCCGGGATCGGTGGTGCAGTTGCATCCGAAAGTCACGGTCATCGTCGACGAGCCGGCGGCCGTGCACCTCGCGCACGCCGACTACTACCGCCACGCCTGGGCGAACCGCTTCGACTGGGAGAGATTCGAGTAG
- a CDS encoding MFS transporter: MSSPSTSPNHRWWLLAVLALAQLMVILDGTIVNIALPDAQIDLEMSDGDRTWVVTIYALAFGSLLLLGGRIADYWGRKRSFMVGMIGFAIASAIGGLAVNTEMLLAARALQGAFAALLAPASLAILTITFPSGKERIKAFAVYGAIGGGGAAVGLLLGGVLTEFASWQWCLLVNVPIAALAIVGAVLFMKESRAHGNTRYDIPGTLLVVAGLAALVLGFSRAEEGWGRVDTIGFLVAGVILLAVFVVVESRVSNPLLPLRVIVNKVRGGAFLVSTLTGAALLGGLLFLTFYFQIVLGYSPLQSGLASLPMTAVIMICATLLSQILPRVGVRLPMTVGPILAAAGLFYLSFITVEGDYVVQVLPGLILLGVGLASVFVPLQNVALAGVEEHDAGVASAAVSATQQIGGSIGTALFTALYTSAIATYLANNPPSPTAQLEAFVDGYSVAFICAGALMLVAAPISFFLIRPSREDLLKNAAAVHMG, from the coding sequence ATGTCTTCACCCTCCACCTCCCCGAACCACCGCTGGTGGCTTCTCGCCGTTTTGGCACTCGCCCAGCTGATGGTCATCCTCGACGGCACCATCGTCAACATCGCGCTCCCCGACGCGCAGATCGACCTCGAGATGAGCGACGGCGACCGCACCTGGGTCGTCACGATCTACGCGCTCGCCTTCGGCTCGCTGCTGCTGCTCGGCGGCCGCATCGCCGACTACTGGGGCCGCAAGCGGTCCTTCATGGTCGGCATGATCGGCTTCGCCATCGCCTCGGCCATCGGCGGTCTCGCCGTCAATACCGAGATGCTGCTCGCCGCGCGCGCACTGCAGGGCGCCTTCGCGGCCCTGCTCGCCCCCGCCTCGCTCGCCATCCTCACCATCACGTTCCCCAGCGGCAAGGAGCGCATCAAGGCGTTCGCCGTCTACGGCGCTATCGGTGGCGGCGGCGCGGCCGTCGGACTGCTGCTCGGCGGTGTGCTCACCGAGTTCGCCAGCTGGCAGTGGTGCCTGCTCGTCAACGTGCCGATCGCCGCCCTCGCGATCGTCGGCGCGGTGCTCTTTATGAAGGAGAGCCGGGCGCACGGCAACACCCGCTACGACATCCCCGGAACGCTGCTCGTCGTCGCCGGACTCGCGGCGCTCGTGCTCGGCTTCTCACGCGCCGAGGAGGGCTGGGGCCGGGTCGACACGATCGGCTTCCTCGTGGCCGGCGTGATCCTGCTCGCCGTCTTCGTGGTTGTCGAGTCGCGCGTCTCCAACCCGCTGCTGCCGCTGCGCGTGATCGTGAACAAGGTGCGCGGCGGCGCGTTCCTCGTGTCCACCCTCACCGGGGCCGCGCTCCTGGGCGGCCTGCTCTTCCTCACGTTCTACTTCCAGATCGTGCTCGGCTACTCGCCCCTGCAGTCCGGCCTCGCGTCGCTGCCGATGACCGCTGTCATCATGATCTGCGCGACGCTGCTCTCGCAGATTCTCCCGCGGGTCGGCGTACGACTCCCCATGACCGTCGGCCCGATCCTCGCCGCCGCCGGACTGTTCTACCTGTCGTTCATCACGGTCGAGGGTGACTACGTCGTGCAGGTGCTTCCCGGCCTCATCCTGCTCGGCGTCGGCCTCGCCTCGGTCTTCGTGCCACTGCAGAATGTGGCCCTCGCCGGAGTCGAAGAGCACGACGCCGGCGTGGCCAGCGCCGCGGTCTCGGCGACCCAGCAGATCGGCGGCTCGATCGGAACCGCCCTGTTCACCGCGCTCTACACCTCGGCCATCGCGACCTACCTCGCTAACAACCCACCGTCGCCCACGGCGCAGCTCGAGGCGTTCGTCGACGGCTACTCGGTGGCGTTCATCTGTGCCGGCGCGCTGATGCTCGTCGCCGCGCCCATCTCGTTCTTCCTCATCCGGCCCTCGCGAGAAGACCTGCTGAAGAACGCGGCCGCGGTGCACATGGGCTAG
- a CDS encoding TetR family transcriptional regulator gives MRIDGEATKERILVAAGSEFAEFGLAGARVDRIAAAANASKERLYAYFGDKRALFVAVLNHHMDEVMASIPVDSGDLPGFVGTIFDFAHAHPEHFRMMDWARLGGDFDLVPAVPASVIERDSAAIVEAQARGLVDPEWDAHELFTLLFTIATSSMRLEGVSQIADDADEAVARRRASAVRAATKLIAP, from the coding sequence ATGAGAATCGACGGCGAAGCGACCAAGGAACGAATTCTTGTGGCGGCGGGCAGCGAATTCGCGGAGTTCGGCCTGGCCGGCGCCCGAGTCGACCGCATCGCGGCGGCCGCGAACGCGAGCAAGGAGCGGCTCTACGCCTACTTCGGCGACAAGCGCGCCCTGTTCGTCGCCGTGTTGAACCACCACATGGACGAGGTGATGGCGTCGATCCCCGTCGACTCGGGCGACCTCCCCGGATTCGTCGGCACCATCTTCGACTTCGCCCACGCGCACCCCGAGCACTTCCGCATGATGGACTGGGCCCGGCTGGGCGGCGACTTCGACCTCGTCCCCGCGGTGCCGGCATCCGTCATCGAACGCGACTCGGCGGCCATCGTCGAGGCGCAGGCGCGGGGCCTCGTCGACCCCGAGTGGGACGCCCACGAACTCTTCACCCTGCTCTTCACCATCGCCACCTCCTCTATGCGGCTCGAGGGCGTCAGCCAGATTGCGGATGACGCGGACGAAGCCGTCGCGCGGCGTCGCGCCTCGGCCGTGCGCGCGGCGACCAAACTGATCGCCCCCTGA
- the nagA gene encoding N-acetylglucosamine-6-phosphate deacetylase, with amino-acid sequence MSTLFEHARKLDAHGQVDDFWMLVEGDTILSTGHGAGPDATTRVDVGGHWLVPGFMDLHGHGGGGHSFDDGPGEMEAALATHRAHGTTRSVISLVANPLASLRTSLNEIADIADADPLVLGAHLEGPFLAQNRRGAHNGEFLRDPAPYEVEELLGAARGTLRQITIAPELPNAMEAIDVLVEAGVTVAIGHTEATFELAREAFDRGARIITHVFNAMPGIHHRAPGPVVAAFEDERVCLELILDGEHVHPDVAAMVFASAPGRVALVTDAMAAAGSHDGDYSLGSLTVTVHKGIARLRGTPTIAGSTLTLDQALRVAIQRSGITPARAVEALTLTPARALNLQHRHGLLAAGFAADAVLLDHDWKVTEVWADGRRI; translated from the coding sequence ATGAGCACGCTTTTTGAACACGCCCGCAAGCTCGACGCCCACGGGCAGGTCGACGATTTCTGGATGCTCGTCGAGGGCGACACCATCCTGTCGACGGGGCATGGTGCGGGTCCGGATGCCACGACTCGCGTCGATGTCGGTGGGCACTGGCTCGTGCCGGGGTTCATGGACCTGCACGGCCACGGCGGCGGCGGCCACTCGTTCGACGACGGCCCCGGCGAGATGGAGGCCGCGCTCGCGACCCACCGCGCGCACGGCACGACCCGTTCGGTGATCAGCCTCGTCGCCAACCCGCTCGCGAGCCTGCGCACGAGCCTCAACGAGATCGCCGACATCGCCGACGCCGACCCGCTCGTGTTGGGCGCGCACCTCGAGGGGCCGTTCCTCGCGCAGAACCGTCGGGGTGCCCATAACGGCGAGTTTCTGCGCGACCCCGCGCCCTACGAGGTGGAAGAGCTGCTCGGCGCCGCGCGGGGCACGCTACGCCAGATCACGATCGCGCCCGAGCTGCCGAACGCCATGGAGGCCATCGACGTCCTCGTCGAGGCCGGCGTGACCGTGGCGATCGGCCACACCGAGGCGACCTTCGAACTGGCGCGCGAGGCCTTCGATCGCGGTGCCCGCATCATCACCCACGTGTTCAACGCGATGCCCGGCATCCATCACCGCGCACCGGGACCGGTGGTCGCGGCATTCGAAGACGAGCGCGTCTGTCTCGAACTGATTCTGGATGGCGAGCACGTGCATCCGGATGTCGCGGCCATGGTCTTCGCGTCCGCCCCGGGTCGGGTCGCTCTCGTCACCGACGCGATGGCGGCAGCCGGCTCGCACGACGGCGACTACTCGCTCGGCTCGCTCACCGTCACGGTGCACAAGGGAATCGCCCGCCTGCGCGGCACCCCCACGATCGCCGGCTCGACCCTGACGCTGGATCAGGCGCTGCGCGTCGCGATCCAGCGCTCGGGCATCACGCCGGCGCGCGCCGTCGAGGCGTTGACGCTCACGCCCGCCCGCGCGCTCAACCTGCAGCACAGACACGGACTGCTCGCCGCCGGGTTCGCCGCCGACGCCGTGCTGCTCGACCACGACTGGAAGGTCACCGAGGTCTGGGCTGACGGGCGGCGCATCTAG
- a CDS encoding LPXTG cell wall anchor domain-containing protein: MRALSPVRTATRSAAISRRVGVVVLATALVAAPLVAAVPASAAVADTITSVAFPTATLSGGQQTFGYFNGDPALTEVAGDGICSATYLDGAVLDSTYISPLSASLTYDFLVSEYQAAPGQTVSVGFYDQDSSREDGLDSCTAPALASTISASVVLGQPTPAPVETPYVEVPLTAPDLKLTRGVAVDQDIPFTTAGLDFTATGGSIGYGQQSGDEPAPGYVNPQEGLTVTILDEQIPGKAPRLHISGTPKYSNVIDTGFFVTDGTNTGIAALKIIIADKDGSVTPITIDAAKGAAVAGAKVALIASGLQPGSGWNATVRSTPIVVGSGVIDPSTMLSTTVALPSGLEPGLHSITLASTNVDGTPFSAVLYFAVSPTGTLLAVSAVRATALAALPQLAATGQDIAPSLFVAGGLLLAGAAFAGVTVIRRRRSV; this comes from the coding sequence ATGCGCGCCCTTTCCCCTGTCCGCACGGCAACCCGATCGGCGGCGATCTCCCGCCGCGTCGGTGTCGTCGTCCTCGCAACCGCACTCGTCGCAGCGCCGCTCGTCGCGGCCGTCCCGGCTTCGGCCGCCGTCGCCGACACGATCACCTCGGTCGCCTTCCCGACCGCCACCCTCTCCGGCGGCCAGCAGACCTTCGGCTACTTCAACGGCGACCCCGCGTTGACCGAGGTCGCCGGCGACGGAATCTGCAGTGCAACGTACCTCGACGGCGCGGTTCTCGACAGCACCTACATCTCGCCGCTGAGCGCCTCGCTGACCTACGACTTCCTCGTGAGCGAGTACCAGGCCGCCCCCGGACAGACCGTGTCCGTCGGCTTCTACGACCAGGACAGCAGCCGCGAAGACGGACTCGATTCGTGCACCGCTCCCGCCCTCGCCTCGACCATCAGCGCGAGCGTCGTGCTCGGGCAGCCCACGCCGGCTCCTGTCGAGACCCCCTACGTCGAGGTGCCCCTCACCGCCCCCGACCTCAAGCTCACGCGCGGCGTTGCCGTCGACCAGGACATCCCCTTCACCACCGCGGGCCTCGACTTCACCGCGACCGGCGGCTCCATCGGCTACGGCCAGCAGTCCGGCGACGAGCCGGCGCCCGGCTACGTCAACCCGCAGGAAGGTCTCACCGTGACCATCCTCGACGAGCAGATCCCGGGCAAGGCGCCCCGTCTCCACATCTCCGGCACGCCCAAGTACAGCAACGTCATCGACACCGGCTTCTTCGTCACCGATGGCACCAACACCGGTATCGCGGCACTGAAGATCATCATCGCCGACAAGGACGGTTCGGTCACGCCCATCACGATCGACGCCGCCAAGGGAGCTGCCGTCGCCGGTGCGAAGGTCGCACTCATCGCGTCGGGCCTGCAGCCGGGCTCCGGCTGGAACGCCACCGTGCGGTCGACCCCGATCGTCGTCGGTTCCGGCGTGATCGACCCCAGCACCATGCTGTCGACCACCGTCGCACTCCCGTCCGGCCTCGAGCCCGGACTGCACTCCATAACCCTGGCGAGCACCAACGTCGACGGCACGCCGTTCAGCGCGGTGCTGTACTTCGCCGTCAGCCCCACGGGCACCCTGCTCGCGGTGTCGGCCGTGCGTGCCACCGCGCTCGCCGCCCTGCCACAGCTCGCCGCGACCGG
- a CDS encoding ROK family protein, which produces MRMGVDIGGTKTEAVAVADDGSVVESVRLATGFGPRAVVASTVDAAASLAAATGLRLSDFATIGVGIPGAVDAATGRVSHAINLGLDHLPLGAELAERLGAPVRVENDVNAAALGAFHLFEQPATASMGYLNLGTGLAAGLVLRGELWRGARGGAGEIGHILVDPAGPLDLDGQHGGLEVVASGSGIARQWGRGNGNAVSAVLDAADSGDAEALEIRRRLYEGVAAAVRILVLTVDVDLVVIGGGISSLGDRVMGGVGEIFAAWGAQSPFIFSLGIADRVRLLPEGAPVAALGAAHLGGISWPK; this is translated from the coding sequence ATGAGGATGGGCGTCGATATCGGCGGCACGAAGACCGAGGCCGTCGCCGTCGCCGACGACGGCAGCGTCGTCGAGAGCGTGCGGCTCGCGACCGGTTTCGGCCCGCGCGCCGTGGTGGCCTCGACCGTCGACGCGGCCGCGTCCCTCGCCGCGGCGACCGGCCTGCGCCTCTCCGACTTCGCGACGATTGGCGTGGGCATCCCCGGAGCGGTAGACGCCGCGACCGGCCGGGTGTCCCACGCGATCAACCTCGGCCTCGACCACCTCCCGCTCGGCGCCGAACTGGCCGAGCGACTCGGCGCACCCGTGCGCGTGGAGAACGACGTGAATGCCGCGGCTCTCGGGGCGTTCCACCTCTTCGAACAGCCGGCCACGGCATCCATGGGCTATCTCAACCTCGGAACCGGCCTCGCCGCCGGCCTCGTGCTGCGCGGCGAACTGTGGCGCGGCGCGCGCGGGGGAGCAGGCGAGATCGGCCACATCCTCGTCGACCCCGCCGGGCCGCTCGATCTCGACGGCCAGCACGGCGGACTCGAGGTGGTCGCGTCGGGGTCGGGAATCGCCCGCCAGTGGGGCCGCGGAAACGGCAACGCGGTGAGCGCGGTTCTGGATGCCGCGGACTCCGGCGACGCCGAAGCGCTCGAGATCAGGCGGCGACTGTACGAGGGCGTGGCCGCGGCCGTGCGCATCCTCGTGCTCACCGTCGACGTCGACCTGGTCGTGATCGGCGGCGGCATCAGCAGTCTCGGCGACCGGGTCATGGGCGGCGTGGGCGAGATCTTCGCCGCCTGGGGCGCGCAGTCGCCCTTCATCTTCTCGCTCGGCATCGCCGACCGCGTGCGGCTGCTGCCCGAGGGCGCGCCCGTCGCGGCGCTCGGCGCCGCACACCTGGGAGGCATCTCGTGGCCGAAGTAG
- a CDS encoding carbohydrate ABC transporter permease, with protein sequence MRARTARTLLGALAIVIALVWVFPVYWMVNSSLLPNVTLQSFVPTFVPLGGSFENFASALADGEFFAALGMSVSITLIAVFFCIIFAFLGAVAISRFRFRGRTSFIIAVLVVQMLPAEGLFIAQYKMVAGAHLLDSVIGVSIIYIAAVVPFTIWMLRGFVAGVPADLEEAAMVDGLSRFGAFMRITFPLLAPGLVASGVYAFLQAWNEFTVALVLLPSESVQTLPLWLRGFVQASATRATDWGQVMAASTLVAVPVIVFFLIVQGRLTSGLVSGAVKG encoded by the coding sequence ATGAGAGCCCGCACCGCCCGCACCCTGCTCGGCGCGCTCGCGATCGTCATTGCGCTCGTCTGGGTCTTCCCCGTCTACTGGATGGTCAACTCGTCGCTGCTGCCCAACGTGACGCTGCAATCGTTCGTGCCCACCTTCGTTCCGCTCGGCGGCTCGTTCGAGAACTTCGCCTCCGCGCTCGCCGACGGCGAGTTCTTCGCGGCGCTCGGCATGAGCGTCTCGATCACGCTCATCGCCGTGTTCTTCTGCATCATCTTCGCCTTCCTCGGCGCCGTGGCGATCAGCCGGTTCCGCTTCCGCGGCCGCACGAGCTTCATCATCGCGGTGCTCGTGGTGCAGATGCTTCCGGCCGAGGGCCTGTTCATCGCCCAGTACAAGATGGTCGCGGGCGCCCACCTGCTCGACTCCGTCATCGGGGTCAGCATCATCTACATCGCGGCCGTCGTGCCGTTCACGATCTGGATGCTGCGGGGGTTCGTGGCGGGCGTGCCGGCCGACCTCGAGGAGGCCGCCATGGTCGACGGCCTCAGCCGGTTCGGCGCGTTTATGCGCATAACGTTCCCGTTGCTGGCACCCGGGCTCGTGGCATCCGGTGTCTACGCGTTCCTTCAGGCCTGGAACGAGTTCACCGTGGCCCTCGTGCTGCTGCCCTCCGAGTCGGTGCAGACGCTGCCGCTCTGGCTGCGCGGATTCGTCCAGGCGAGCGCCACCCGGGCGACCGACTGGGGCCAGGTGATGGCCGCATCGACGCTCGTCGCCGTGCCGGTGATCGTGTTCTTCCTCATCGTGCAGGGCCGGCTCACGTCGGGTCTCGTGAGCGGGGCGGTGAAGGGATGA
- a CDS encoding glycoside hydrolase family 3 protein, whose protein sequence is MTAARVLLPGFVGTTLPLWLETRLRNGLGGVCLFGDNVESGEQVRALTAAIIAANPNALIAIDEEGGDVTRLYQSTGAPFPGNALLGRINDLDYTASVATAVGLELRAMGVNLNFAPDVDINSNADNPVIGVRSFGSDPELVALHSGAWVAAHEATGVAVSAKHFPGHGDTAQDSHLALPVVDLPLDALRARELLPFEAAVAAGASTVMSSHILMPRIDAENPATFSRAVLHDLLRGDLGFRGVIVSDALDMVGASGDIGIAEAAVRAITAGCDLLCIGTENTDEQLGQIEDALDAAVASGRLDAERLREAGDRNVALATRLARAGSFPAADTGFSPRRAIGGFAVKPGVVVSAERTVVAIETEANIAVGVSPWGPPVSARLAEGDPLPEVSGQLVLVGKNNHRHPWVRELVDSARVAHPGVIVIDMGWPDQSQNYSDVATFGASRHVGEALAAWLEGEQP, encoded by the coding sequence ATGACCGCCGCACGCGTGCTGTTGCCGGGCTTCGTCGGCACCACCCTGCCGCTGTGGCTCGAGACGCGCCTGCGCAACGGGTTGGGCGGCGTCTGCCTCTTCGGCGACAACGTCGAGTCGGGCGAGCAGGTGCGCGCGCTGACCGCCGCGATCATCGCCGCCAACCCGAACGCCCTCATCGCCATCGACGAGGAGGGCGGCGACGTCACCCGCCTGTACCAGTCGACGGGGGCGCCCTTTCCCGGCAACGCGCTGCTCGGGCGCATCAACGACCTCGACTACACGGCGAGCGTCGCGACCGCGGTCGGACTGGAGTTGCGCGCCATGGGGGTGAACCTCAATTTTGCTCCGGATGTCGACATCAATTCGAACGCGGACAATCCGGTGATCGGGGTGCGCAGCTTCGGCAGCGACCCCGAGCTCGTGGCCCTGCACAGTGGTGCCTGGGTCGCCGCGCACGAGGCGACGGGAGTCGCGGTGAGCGCGAAACACTTTCCCGGCCACGGCGACACCGCGCAGGACTCGCACCTCGCGCTGCCCGTCGTCGACCTGCCGCTCGACGCGCTGCGGGCGCGCGAGCTGCTGCCGTTCGAGGCGGCGGTCGCGGCGGGGGCGAGCACAGTGATGAGTTCGCACATCCTGATGCCCCGGATCGATGCCGAGAACCCCGCCACTTTCTCGCGGGCGGTGCTGCACGACCTGCTGCGCGGCGACCTCGGTTTCCGCGGGGTGATCGTGAGCGACGCGCTCGACATGGTGGGTGCGAGCGGCGACATCGGGATCGCGGAGGCGGCCGTGCGGGCGATCACGGCCGGCTGCGACCTGCTCTGCATCGGCACGGAGAACACCGACGAGCAGCTCGGGCAGATCGAAGACGCGCTCGACGCGGCCGTCGCGTCCGGGCGGCTCGACGCCGAACGGTTGCGCGAGGCGGGCGACCGCAACGTGGCACTCGCCACCAGGCTGGCCCGCGCCGGGTCGTTTCCCGCCGCCGACACCGGGTTCTCGCCACGTAGGGCGATCGGCGGGTTCGCCGTGAAGCCCGGCGTGGTGGTCTCGGCGGAGCGCACGGTCGTCGCGATCGAGACCGAGGCGAACATCGCCGTCGGCGTCTCGCCGTGGGGTCCGCCGGTCTCGGCGCGACTCGCCGAGGGCGACCCGTTGCCGGAAGTGAGCGGCCAGCTCGTTCTGGTCGGCAAGAATAACCACAGGCACCCGTGGGTGCGCGAGCTCGTCGACTCGGCGCGCGTCGCCCACCCTGGCGTGATCGTGATCGACATGGGGTGGCCTGACCAGAGTCAGAACTACTCGGACGTCGCGACGTTCGGGGCATCACGGCACGTCGGCGAGGCGCTCGCCGCCTGGCTCGAGGGGGAACAACCATGA
- a CDS encoding MFS transporter, producing MSSNSTTTAPAFPWVGLLVLAGAIFVSVTSEFLPTGLLPDMASELEVSESRIGLLVTIFAGTVVVSTTPLAALTRRYSRKYLVVIVLLVVATGNVLAALAPTYEILVGARIIGGLAHGLFWAVVGAYAAHLVPKHQIGRAVAITSGGGTAAFVLGVPLGTALGHALGWRLAFATIGVIVIVLAILVLRFLPAVDHRVPLATGEIPMPLRKDRSIPGVIVLCFVIIVVMTGHNLFYTYIAPWLISVGGFGEDSIAILLFLFGGAGAVGLVLAGLVSDRFPRGGMIVATTVVAVSVLVMALWSGSQVVIVASLVVWGIAFGGLPAMLQTRMLHTASARMRDLAAALFTTSFNFAIGFGALVGGLLLDQAGIITLPFVDVVIIAVGVVFMVVSNLWLSARAKRARIA from the coding sequence TTGTCTTCCAACAGCACCACCACCGCGCCCGCTTTCCCCTGGGTCGGCCTGCTCGTTCTCGCCGGGGCGATCTTCGTCTCCGTCACCAGCGAGTTCCTCCCCACCGGCCTCCTGCCCGACATGGCGAGCGAACTCGAGGTCTCCGAGTCGCGCATCGGCCTGCTCGTCACCATCTTCGCCGGCACGGTCGTCGTCTCGACCACCCCGCTCGCCGCCCTCACCCGGCGCTACTCGCGCAAATACCTCGTGGTCATCGTGCTGCTCGTGGTGGCGACCGGCAACGTGCTCGCCGCCCTCGCGCCGACCTACGAGATCCTCGTCGGCGCGCGCATCATCGGCGGCCTCGCGCACGGACTGTTCTGGGCTGTCGTCGGCGCCTACGCCGCGCACCTCGTGCCGAAGCATCAGATCGGCCGGGCCGTCGCGATCACGAGCGGCGGCGGCACCGCCGCGTTCGTGCTCGGTGTGCCGCTCGGCACAGCCCTCGGCCACGCGCTCGGCTGGCGGCTCGCCTTCGCCACGATAGGCGTGATCGTGATCGTGCTCGCGATCCTGGTGCTGCGCTTCCTGCCGGCCGTCGACCACCGGGTCCCCCTCGCCACCGGCGAGATCCCGATGCCGCTGCGCAAAGACCGCAGCATCCCGGGCGTGATCGTGCTCTGCTTCGTGATCATCGTGGTGATGACCGGCCACAACCTCTTCTACACCTACATCGCGCCGTGGCTCATCTCGGTCGGCGGGTTCGGCGAAGATTCGATCGCGATCCTGCTCTTCCTCTTCGGCGGCGCCGGCGCGGTCGGCCTCGTGCTGGCCGGTCTGGTGAGCGACCGCTTCCCGCGTGGCGGCATGATCGTGGCCACCACGGTCGTCGCCGTGTCGGTACTCGTGATGGCCCTGTGGTCCGGCTCTCAGGTGGTCATCGTCGCGTCGCTCGTGGTGTGGGGCATCGCGTTCGGCGGTCTGCCGGCCATGCTGCAGACGCGCATGCTGCACACGGCATCCGCCCGCATGCGCGACCTCGCGGCCGCGCTGTTCACGACGTCGTTCAACTTCGCGATCGGCTTCGGCGCCCTCGTCGGCGGTCTGCTGCTCGACCAGGCCGGCATCATCACGCTGCCGTTCGTCGACGTCGTGATCATCGCCGTCGGTGTGGTCTTTATGGTCGTGAGCAACCTGTGGTTGTCGGCGCGCGCCAAGCGTGCCCGCATCGCCTAG